A stretch of Bacteroidota bacterium DNA encodes these proteins:
- a CDS encoding Fic family protein, whose amino-acid sequence MKLNLEIIPVDLLRRYCGRVKKTKRTAFEKLHDSELSIKTFSFYTSVSAVYSSKIEGENIELDSFINYKRQGVKLKSDYTRKIDDLYNSYLLAQKKKLTPANINMAHALLTKHILQKTKQGTARKGNMFVVTRDGKIEYVAALPFHVPKELNKLYADIKQLLSTELTFNEVLYFASMIHLMFVKIHPFEDGNGRTARLLEKWFMAKKLGAKAWFVQSEKYYYKKHKTYYNNIRSLGMEYETLDYSKALPFLFMLPEAISYKD is encoded by the coding sequence ATGAAATTGAATCTTGAAATAATTCCTGTTGATTTACTTAGGCGCTATTGCGGGCGTGTGAAAAAAACCAAGCGCACCGCATTTGAAAAACTGCACGACAGCGAGTTATCAATTAAAACTTTTAGCTTTTATACTTCCGTATCTGCCGTTTATTCCTCAAAAATAGAAGGAGAAAATATTGAACTGGATTCCTTTATTAACTATAAAAGACAGGGAGTAAAATTAAAATCCGATTATACGCGCAAGATTGATGATTTGTATAACAGCTACCTGCTGGCTCAGAAAAAAAAACTCACACCCGCCAATATCAACATGGCGCATGCTTTGCTCACTAAACATATTTTGCAAAAAACAAAGCAGGGTACAGCCCGAAAAGGAAATATGTTTGTGGTTACGCGCGATGGAAAAATAGAATATGTGGCAGCGCTTCCTTTTCATGTGCCGAAAGAATTAAATAAACTATACGCTGATATAAAGCAATTACTCAGCACTGAGTTAACTTTTAATGAAGTATTGTATTTTGCTTCAATGATTCATTTGATGTTTGTAAAAATTCATCCGTTTGAAGATGGCAACGGGCGTACCGCCCGCCTGCTGGAAAAATGGTTTATGGCTAAAAAGCTGGGAGCAAAAGCATGGTTCGTGCAATCAGAAAAATATTATTACAAAAAACATAAAACATATTACAATAACATCAGGTCTTTAGGCATGGAGTATGAAACGCTTGATTACTCCAAAGCGCTTCCGTTTTTATTCATGCTTCCGGAAGCTATCAGTTATAAAGATTAA
- a CDS encoding T9SS type A sorting domain-containing protein, translating into MRQLLLCLTAFLILTTVYGQTTFQKTYGGAKNDQGYSVQQTSDGGYIMVGRFQNSNFTGDVYLIKTTTNGDTLWTKTFGGVGNDDGSSVLQTTDGGYIIAGTTMSFSPGNGEDIYLIKTNSIGDTLWTKILGGVADDVGSSILQTSDGGFIIAGSTMNFSAGWEDVYLIKTDGNANIVWGKSFGGINGDVASSVQQTTDGGYIIVGNTQSFGAGSYDVYLIRSDASGNSLWTKTFGGSGMDFGYSVQQTTDGGYIIAGGTYSFGAGGEDVYLIKTDGNGDTLWTKTLGGISSDVGSAVQQTSDGGFVIAGSTSSFSAGSNDVYLIKTDGNGNSLWGKSFGGTGSDWSSQIQQTSDGGYVISGSTWSFDPFFDIYLIKCDSNGNSGCNEGNTNTITKATTTTVTNPATQVSSGGIAKNPPTQTGTGGAVTTLCFANGVNEIEQKNIISIYPNPFSTQTTLQTDKFFKNATLTVYNLYGQTVKQIDNLAGQTIIFHRDNLRSGLYFIRITQDNKIITADKLVITDN; encoded by the coding sequence ATGAGACAACTCCTACTCTGCCTGACAGCTTTTCTCATATTGACAACTGTGTACGGACAGACAACTTTTCAGAAAACTTATGGAGGAGCAAAAAACGACCAAGGATATTCCGTTCAGCAAACTTCCGATGGAGGTTATATTATGGTAGGGCGTTTTCAAAATTCCAACTTTACTGGAGATGTATATTTAATCAAGACCACAACCAATGGAGATACTTTGTGGACAAAGACCTTTGGTGGAGTAGGAAATGATGATGGATCTTCTGTTCTACAAACCACAGATGGTGGATATATTATTGCAGGAACTACAATGAGTTTCAGTCCGGGTAATGGTGAAGATATTTATTTAATAAAAACCAATTCCATTGGTGATACATTATGGACAAAAATCCTTGGTGGAGTAGCTGATGATGTAGGCTCCTCGATTCTACAAACTTCCGATGGAGGATTTATTATTGCAGGAAGCACTATGAATTTTAGTGCAGGTTGGGAGGATGTTTATTTAATCAAGACAGACGGAAATGCAAATATCGTATGGGGAAAATCCTTTGGAGGGATAAATGGTGACGTGGCTTCTTCAGTTCAACAAACAACAGATGGAGGATATATAATTGTAGGAAATACTCAAAGTTTCGGTGCAGGTTCCTATGATGTCTATTTAATCAGAAGCGATGCAAGTGGAAACTCCTTGTGGACAAAGACCTTTGGCGGGTCAGGTATGGACTTTGGATATTCTGTTCAACAAACTACCGATGGAGGATATATCATTGCAGGAGGCACTTATAGTTTTGGTGCAGGCGGTGAAGATGTTTATTTAATTAAGACCGATGGAAATGGAGATACCTTATGGACAAAAACCCTTGGTGGAATAAGTAGTGACGTAGGTTCTGCGGTTCAGCAAACCAGCGATGGAGGATTCGTTATTGCAGGAAGTACTTCTAGTTTTAGCGCGGGCAGTAATGATGTATATTTAATCAAGACAGATGGAAATGGAAATTCCTTGTGGGGCAAATCCTTTGGTGGAACAGGCTCTGACTGGAGTTCTCAGATTCAGCAAACCAGCGATGGAGGATATGTTATTTCAGGAAGTACTTGGAGTTTCGATCCTTTCTTTGATATTTATTTAATCAAATGCGATTCCAATGGAAACAGTGGCTGTAATGAGGGTAATACAAATACGATTACAAAGGCTACGACAACAACAGTTACAAATCCTGCCACACAGGTTTCGTCAGGGGGAATTGCTAAAAATCCTCCAACCCAAACAGGAACGGGAGGAGCAGTAACTACGCTTTGTTTTGCGAATGGAGTAAATGAAATTGAACAAAAGAATATAATCAGCATTTATCCAAATCCTTTTTCCACACAGACAACTTTGCAGACAGACAAGTTTTTCAAAAACGCCACCTTGACAGTTTACAATTTGTACGGGCAGACAGTTAAACAAATAGACAATCTCGCGGGACAGACAATTATTTTTCACCGAGACAATTTACGAAGCGGACTGTATTTTATTCGCATAACACAAGACAATAAAATAATCACGGCAGACAAATTAGTAATCACAGACAACTGA